From the genome of Methanobrevibacter smithii ATCC 35061, one region includes:
- a CDS encoding DUF5591 domain-containing protein, producing the protein MKVICSSEESLYRPEAVRWRQRMELMKPLGDTVVLLPCSMKKPYSNSKSHQKFRKVSRSFQELIITSPFGICPRELENTFPIQSYDVAVTGSWSQDEIDESGKLLEKYVKGKNVIANVHGGYEEVCRQYLDECTYTCKDGRPTSPDSIYNLRMELKEHKRNNRRDKVLNELKSIATYQFGKEGSKLIPEDVKTKGRYHRKIISNGKQLALLNQDTGLYRLNLAGGEILKDLNINVVNIDFNLETNTVFAPGIRKADHNIIPNDEVVVVKDDEVVGVGKAILTGREMEQCTNGIGVKIKHRVKNN; encoded by the coding sequence ATGAAAGTAATTTGTTCAAGTGAAGAGTCATTATACCGTCCGGAAGCTGTAAGATGGCGTCAAAGAATGGAGTTAATGAAACCTCTGGGAGATACCGTTGTTTTATTGCCCTGCAGTATGAAAAAACCATATTCAAATTCCAAGTCTCATCAAAAATTTAGAAAAGTAAGCAGATCATTTCAAGAACTCATAATAACATCACCTTTCGGAATCTGTCCAAGAGAATTAGAAAATACTTTTCCAATCCAGTCATATGATGTTGCAGTAACAGGTTCATGGTCTCAGGATGAAATAGATGAGTCAGGAAAGCTACTTGAGAAATATGTCAAAGGCAAAAATGTCATAGCTAATGTGCATGGAGGCTATGAAGAAGTCTGCAGACAATATCTTGACGAATGTACATATACATGTAAAGACGGACGTCCAACATCCCCAGATTCCATTTATAATTTAAGAATGGAACTTAAAGAACATAAAAGGAATAATAGACGAGATAAAGTTTTAAATGAACTTAAATCAATAGCTACTTACCAATTTGGAAAAGAGGGAAGCAAACTTATTCCAGAGGATGTTAAGACAAAAGGAAGATATCACAGAAAAATCATCAGCAATGGAAAACAACTTGCTTTATTAAATCAGGACACCGGATTATACAGACTTAATTTAGCAGGTGGAGAAATATTAAAAGATTTGAATATTAATGTTGTTAACATTGACTTTAATTTAGAAACAAATACTGTCTTTGCTCCGGGAATTAGAAAAGCAGATCATAACATCATACCTAATGATGAAGTAGTTGTTGTTAAAGATGATGAAGTCGTAGGTGTCGGAAAGGCAATATTAACCGGCCGTGAAATGGAACAGTGCACAAACGGTATCGGTGTCAAAATAAAACATAGAGTGAAAAACAACTAA
- a CDS encoding iron-sulfur cluster assembly protein yields the protein MSEDLVNDIKNAVSVINDPHMGVSIVEMGIVQDIIVNNDEAKLIIKPTNPGCMSIVRIAADAKTAAENVDGINKVEIQVEGHAMADSINEMLNK from the coding sequence ATGTCAGAAGATTTAGTAAATGATATTAAAAATGCTGTTTCAGTAATTAATGACCCACACATGGGTGTAAGTATTGTAGAAATGGGTATTGTACAAGACATTATCGTCAATAATGATGAAGCAAAATTAATTATCAAACCAACAAACCCTGGTTGTATGAGTATTGTCCGTATTGCTGCTGATGCAAAAACTGCAGCTGAAAATGTAGATGGCATCAACAAAGTTGAAATTCAAGTTGAAGGCCATGCTATGGCAGACTCAATTAATGAAATGTTAAACAAATAA
- a CDS encoding HypC/HybG/HupF family hydrogenase formation chaperone, with the protein MCIAAPAKVVEINREKESLFADFGGVRQEAKINLLPDVEIGDYVLIHAGYAIEKLSEEAAKESLEAWEELLEVLEEEDREMEKARMADLNQ; encoded by the coding sequence ATGTGTATTGCAGCACCTGCTAAGGTTGTTGAAATCAACAGAGAAAAAGAAAGTTTATTTGCAGATTTCGGAGGAGTAAGACAGGAAGCAAAAATTAATCTCTTGCCTGATGTTGAGATTGGTGATTATGTTCTTATTCATGCCGGTTATGCAATAGAAAAACTATCTGAAGAAGCTGCTAAAGAATCTTTAGAAGCTTGGGAAGAACTTTTAGAAGTTCTTGAAGAAGAAGATAGAGAAATGGAAAAAGCCAGAATGGCTGATTTGAATCAGTAA